The following are encoded in a window of Bradyrhizobium sp. WBOS07 genomic DNA:
- a CDS encoding VOC family protein, whose translation MASGLGGVSVGVLDHFNIRTRNLAETVRFYEDVLGLEKGARPNFAFPGAWMYSEGRAVVHLVDISATAEPQKPDSGVVHHVAFISRGFDGMKQRLASKGMKFDARQVPGGDLWQIFVHDPNGVMIELNYEAAKEQGAAPAEMADDIGRQ comes from the coding sequence ATGGCATCGGGCTTGGGCGGTGTGAGCGTTGGCGTCCTCGATCATTTCAACATCCGGACCCGGAATCTGGCCGAGACCGTCCGCTTCTACGAGGACGTGCTGGGGCTGGAAAAAGGCGCCCGTCCGAATTTCGCCTTCCCGGGCGCCTGGATGTACAGCGAGGGCCGGGCGGTGGTGCACCTGGTCGATATTTCCGCGACGGCGGAGCCGCAGAAGCCGGATTCCGGCGTCGTCCATCATGTCGCCTTCATCAGCCGCGGTTTCGACGGCATGAAGCAGCGGCTGGCCTCCAAGGGGATGAAGTTCGACGCCCGCCAGGTGCCCGGCGGCGACCTCTGGCAGATCTTCGTTCACGATCCCAACGGGGTCATGATCGAGCTGAATTACGAGGCCGCCAAGGAGCAGGGGGCGGCGCCCGCCGAGATGGCTGACGATATCGGCAGGCAGTAG
- a CDS encoding Mrp/NBP35 family ATP-binding protein has protein sequence MSVTQQQVLDSLARIKSPRGVALTNANVLSAISASDGKVFFSINVDAAEARAWESIRAEAEAAVRSIPGVTTVMVALTAERKPGSAPPPPPQPSRGAPGVQPAHAHKPPQGGGSPMARQSEIPGVAAVIAVASGKGGVGKSTTALNLALGLRDLGLKVGLLDADIYGPSVPRLTGLRAKPELNDERKMIPLRRFGLAIMSIGFLVEEETAMIWRGPMVMSAVTQMLRDVEWGKLDVLVVDMPPGTGDAQLTLAQNVPLKGAVIVSTPQDLSLIDARRGLAMFKKVNVPVLGIVENMSYFQCPHCGTRSDIFGHGGARHEAEKLEVPFLGEIPLHMAIRATSDAGNPVVDSEPDGPHAAIYRAIAGQVRDQLKGVIAAA, from the coding sequence TTGAGCGTGACGCAGCAACAGGTTCTCGACAGCCTCGCCAGGATCAAGTCCCCCCGCGGGGTCGCGCTCACCAATGCCAATGTGCTGAGCGCGATCAGCGCGTCCGACGGCAAGGTGTTCTTCTCGATCAATGTCGATGCCGCCGAGGCCAGGGCCTGGGAATCCATCCGGGCCGAGGCCGAGGCCGCCGTGCGCAGCATCCCCGGCGTCACCACCGTCATGGTGGCACTGACCGCCGAGCGCAAGCCGGGCTCCGCACCGCCGCCGCCTCCGCAGCCCAGTCGCGGCGCGCCGGGCGTGCAGCCGGCCCATGCCCACAAGCCGCCGCAGGGAGGCGGCTCGCCCATGGCGCGGCAGTCGGAGATCCCCGGCGTCGCCGCCGTGATCGCGGTCGCCTCCGGCAAGGGCGGCGTCGGCAAGTCGACCACCGCGCTGAACCTGGCGCTCGGCCTGCGCGATCTCGGGCTCAAGGTCGGGCTGCTCGATGCCGACATCTACGGCCCCTCGGTGCCGCGCCTGACGGGCCTGCGCGCCAAGCCGGAGCTGAACGACGAGCGCAAGATGATTCCGCTTCGGCGCTTCGGCCTCGCGATCATGTCGATCGGTTTCCTGGTCGAGGAAGAGACCGCGATGATCTGGCGCGGTCCCATGGTGATGTCGGCGGTGACGCAGATGCTGCGCGACGTCGAATGGGGCAAGCTCGACGTTCTCGTGGTCGACATGCCGCCGGGCACCGGCGATGCCCAGCTCACCCTGGCGCAGAACGTGCCGCTCAAGGGTGCGGTGATCGTCTCGACCCCGCAGGACCTGTCCCTGATCGACGCGCGGCGGGGACTTGCCATGTTCAAGAAGGTCAACGTGCCCGTGCTCGGCATCGTCGAGAACATGAGCTATTTCCAGTGCCCGCATTGCGGCACGCGGTCGGACATTTTCGGCCATGGCGGCGCGCGCCACGAGGCCGAGAAGCTCGAGGTGCCGTTCCTCGGCGAGATCCCGCTGCACATGGCGATTCGCGCGACCTCGGATGCCGGCAACCCCGTCGTCGACAGCGAGCCGGATGGTCCCCATGCGGCGATCTACCGCGCCATAGCAGGGCAGGTCCGGGACCAGCTCAAGGGCGTCATCGCGGCGGCTTGA
- a CDS encoding TIGR02281 family clan AA aspartic protease has product MIRFLLVLVMLAGTAGAVVAYGDPKQIARAGHKVSHIFRAQTVAPAPAVQIPRGQGGEFALRAKINGVAAPMVIDTGATSVVLTWETAKAIGLPLEMLEYDVELETANGHTKAARLTLDRLSVGHLVEKSVPALVVQRGQMKTNLLGMSFLDRLESWGVRADKLMLTGYPELQSSSRRSRTAID; this is encoded by the coding sequence ATGATCCGCTTCCTGCTCGTCCTCGTCATGCTCGCCGGCACGGCCGGCGCGGTTGTCGCCTATGGCGATCCGAAGCAGATCGCGCGCGCCGGTCACAAGGTCTCGCACATCTTTCGCGCGCAGACGGTGGCGCCCGCCCCCGCCGTGCAGATCCCGCGCGGCCAGGGCGGCGAATTTGCGCTGCGTGCGAAGATCAACGGTGTCGCAGCGCCGATGGTGATCGATACCGGTGCGACCTCGGTGGTGCTGACCTGGGAAACCGCGAAAGCCATCGGGCTGCCGCTCGAGATGCTCGAATACGATGTCGAACTCGAGACCGCGAACGGTCACACCAAGGCGGCCCGGCTCACGCTCGACCGTCTCTCCGTCGGCCATCTCGTCGAGAAGTCGGTGCCGGCCCTCGTCGTCCAGCGCGGGCAGATGAAGACCAACCTGCTCGGCATGAGCTTCCTCGACCGCCTGGAGAGCTGGGGCGTCCGCGCCGACAAGCTGATGCTGACCGGCTATCCCGAGCTTCAGAGCAGCTCCCGCCGCTCGCGCACCGCGATCGACTAG
- a CDS encoding LysR substrate-binding domain-containing protein encodes MDLRQLRYFIAVAEERSFTRAARRLNLSQPPLSQHIQALEAELATPLLYRTSRRVELTQAGEAMLVRGRTILQQVKAAEDEARSIGAGLIGTLDVGATGSILRGRLAELLAAYRKVAPQVRMTLHEQAPALQIAALLSRTTNICLIRGIPAERDLSSKLAWREEVVIAMPRTHRLARRKRIALGELASEHHVVLDPDSSDFARYVQTCCVDAGFLPKVSQQVVDAQSIPSLIAADFGVALVPQSIARFTTADIVFRPIRPSPPTADVFLVFRADETSMVVHNFIKLALRYLNHRKGVG; translated from the coding sequence ATGGATCTCCGCCAGCTCCGGTACTTCATCGCGGTTGCCGAGGAGCGCAGCTTCACCCGCGCCGCCCGGCGGCTGAACCTCTCGCAGCCGCCGCTCAGCCAGCACATCCAGGCCCTCGAGGCAGAGCTCGCGACCCCGCTGCTCTACAGGACCAGCCGCAGGGTCGAGTTGACGCAGGCGGGTGAGGCCATGCTGGTGCGGGGGCGCACCATCCTGCAACAGGTCAAAGCCGCGGAAGACGAGGCGCGGTCGATCGGAGCCGGTCTGATCGGAACGCTGGATGTCGGAGCGACCGGCTCGATCCTGCGCGGCCGTCTCGCGGAGCTGCTCGCGGCCTACCGCAAGGTCGCTCCGCAGGTCAGGATGACGCTGCATGAGCAGGCGCCGGCACTGCAGATCGCGGCGCTGCTCAGCCGCACCACCAACATCTGTCTCATTCGCGGCATTCCCGCTGAGCGCGACCTCTCCAGCAAGCTGGCGTGGCGGGAGGAGGTCGTCATCGCAATGCCCCGCACCCATCGGCTGGCGCGCCGCAAGCGCATCGCGCTCGGTGAGCTCGCGTCCGAGCATCATGTCGTCCTCGATCCCGATAGCTCCGATTTCGCACGGTACGTGCAGACCTGCTGTGTCGATGCCGGCTTCCTGCCAAAGGTGTCGCAGCAGGTCGTCGACGCCCAGTCGATCCCGAGCCTGATCGCCGCGGATTTCGGCGTCGCGCTCGTGCCGCAGTCGATTGCGCGCTTCACCACCGCCGACATCGTCTTCCGTCCGATCCGGCCCTCGCCGCCCACGGCCGATGTGTTTCTGGTCTTCAGAGCGGACGAAACATCGATGGTGGTGCACAACTTCATCAAGCTCGCGCTTCGATACCTGAATCATCGCAAGGGTGTGGGTTGA
- a CDS encoding DUF1289 domain-containing protein, whose amino-acid sequence MSQETPCIAVCMIDPRTKLCFGCGRTLPEIARWHAMDSAERRAVMALLPERMTEAGLAPIAASPKRA is encoded by the coding sequence ATGAGCCAAGAAACGCCGTGCATCGCCGTCTGCATGATCGATCCCAGGACCAAGCTGTGCTTCGGCTGCGGCCGGACCTTGCCCGAGATCGCGCGCTGGCACGCCATGGACAGCGCGGAACGGCGCGCCGTCATGGCCCTGTTGCCGGAACGCATGACGGAAGCCGGGCTTGCGCCGATCGCGGCATCGCCGAAGCGGGCCTGA
- a CDS encoding NAD(P)-dependent oxidoreductase, which yields MAKVAFLGLGVMGFPMAGHLVKKGGHEVTVYNRTAAKAKEWADRFGGKTAATPKAAAEGQDFVMCCVGNDNDLRAVTIGADGAFAGMKKGATFVDHTTASAEVARELDAAAGKAGFKFVDAPVSGGQAGAENGVLTVMCGGAQDAYAGAEPIITGAYARMCKLLGPAGSGQLTKMVNQICIAGLVQGLSEGIHFAKKSGLDVAAVIETISKGAAQSWQMENRYKTMNEDKYDFGFAVEWMRKDLSIAIAEARRNGANLPVTALVDQFYSEVEKMGGKRWDTSSLLARLQR from the coding sequence ATGGCTAAAGTCGCTTTCCTCGGTCTCGGCGTCATGGGCTTCCCGATGGCCGGACACCTCGTGAAAAAAGGGGGCCATGAGGTCACCGTCTACAACCGCACCGCGGCCAAGGCGAAGGAATGGGCGGACAGGTTCGGCGGCAAGACCGCGGCGACCCCGAAGGCGGCCGCCGAAGGTCAGGATTTCGTGATGTGCTGCGTCGGCAACGACAACGATCTGCGCGCGGTCACGATCGGGGCCGACGGCGCCTTCGCCGGGATGAAGAAGGGGGCGACCTTCGTCGATCACACCACCGCCTCCGCCGAGGTCGCGCGCGAGCTGGACGCAGCCGCCGGCAAGGCCGGCTTCAAATTCGTCGACGCGCCGGTCTCCGGCGGCCAGGCCGGCGCCGAGAACGGCGTGCTGACGGTGATGTGCGGCGGCGCGCAGGATGCCTATGCCGGCGCCGAGCCGATCATCACGGGCGCCTATGCGCGGATGTGCAAACTGCTCGGGCCCGCCGGCAGCGGCCAGCTGACCAAGATGGTCAACCAGATCTGCATCGCCGGTCTGGTGCAGGGTCTCTCCGAGGGCATCCATTTCGCCAAGAAAAGCGGCCTCGACGTAGCCGCGGTGATCGAGACCATCTCGAAAGGGGCTGCGCAGTCCTGGCAGATGGAAAATCGCTATAAGACCATGAACGAGGACAAGTACGATTTCGGCTTTGCGGTCGAATGGATGCGCAAGGACCTCTCGATCGCGATCGCCGAAGCCCGCCGCAACGGCGCCAACCTGCCTGTCACAGCGCTGGTCGATCAGTTCTATTCCGAGGTCGAGAAGATGGGCGGCAAGCGCTGGGATACGTCGAGCCTGCTCGCGCGCCTGCAGCGCTGA
- a CDS encoding sodium:proton antiporter, giving the protein MIAAILVVVRLLPVALLILAASPSQALAASLDGASIGPQWALPFAGMLLSIAIFPLAAPHFWEHHQGKIAAMWGALIVLPLVIWHGPLPTIQALVHTALLEYIPFILLLLALFTVAGGIVVRGNLHGSPVLNTLLLALGTLIASVIGTTGASMVMIRPVIRANDDRRHNAHVVIFFIFLVSNIGGSLSPLGDPPLFLGFLRGVDFFWTTTHLFPPTTFAAWILLVLFFCIDAYLYRKEGRVKPDPTPDNPLRVSGGLNFALMGVIIAAILLSAKLDLGGFEVLGTHLQLQNLLRDAVMIGVVFASLAVTSKEDHDANGFSWGPMIEVAKLFAAIFITIIPVLAILNAGKSGAFAAVVNMVTNADGTPNNAAYFWLTGLLSSFLDNAPTYLVFFELAGGDAKHLMTNGAVTLAAVSAGAVFMGANSYIGNAPNFMVYAIARGSGVAMPGFFGYMAWTSVLLLPVFALVTLVFFR; this is encoded by the coding sequence GTGATCGCCGCCATCCTTGTTGTTGTGCGCCTGCTCCCGGTCGCGCTCCTGATCCTGGCTGCATCACCTTCGCAGGCGCTCGCCGCATCGCTCGATGGCGCCAGCATCGGCCCGCAATGGGCGCTTCCCTTCGCCGGCATGCTGCTGTCGATTGCGATCTTTCCGCTCGCAGCGCCTCACTTCTGGGAGCACCACCAGGGCAAGATTGCCGCGATGTGGGGTGCCCTGATCGTGCTGCCGCTTGTCATCTGGCACGGCCCGCTGCCGACCATCCAGGCTCTCGTTCATACCGCGCTGCTCGAATACATCCCCTTCATTCTGCTGCTCCTTGCGTTGTTCACGGTGGCCGGCGGAATCGTGGTGCGCGGCAATCTTCACGGCTCGCCGGTGCTGAACACCCTGCTGCTCGCGCTAGGCACCCTGATCGCGAGCGTCATCGGCACGACCGGCGCTTCGATGGTCATGATCCGGCCGGTGATCCGCGCCAATGACGACCGGCGGCACAACGCGCACGTCGTCATCTTCTTCATCTTCCTGGTGTCGAACATCGGCGGCTCGCTTTCGCCCCTGGGAGATCCGCCGCTGTTTCTGGGATTCCTGCGCGGCGTGGACTTCTTCTGGACGACGACGCACCTGTTCCCCCCGACGACGTTCGCCGCCTGGATTCTGCTCGTCCTGTTCTTTTGCATCGACGCTTATCTGTATCGCAAGGAAGGCCGCGTCAAACCGGACCCGACGCCGGACAATCCCTTGCGGGTCAGCGGAGGCCTCAACTTCGCTCTGATGGGCGTCATCATCGCTGCGATCCTCTTGAGTGCCAAGCTCGATCTCGGCGGATTCGAGGTTCTCGGCACGCACCTTCAGCTGCAGAATCTCTTGCGCGATGCCGTGATGATCGGCGTCGTGTTCGCATCGCTCGCCGTCACCTCGAAGGAGGACCACGACGCGAACGGCTTTTCGTGGGGGCCCATGATCGAAGTGGCAAAGCTGTTCGCCGCCATCTTCATCACCATCATTCCCGTGCTTGCGATCCTCAACGCCGGCAAGTCCGGCGCATTTGCCGCCGTCGTGAACATGGTCACCAATGCCGACGGCACGCCGAACAATGCCGCCTATTTCTGGCTGACCGGCTTGCTCTCGTCCTTTCTCGACAATGCGCCGACCTATCTCGTCTTCTTCGAGCTCGCTGGAGGCGACGCCAAGCATCTGATGACGAATGGCGCGGTGACCCTTGCCGCGGTCTCGGCAGGTGCGGTGTTCATGGGCGCGAACTCCTACATCGGCAACGCGCCCAACTTCATGGTGTACGCGATCGCGCGAGGAAGCGGCGTCGCCATGCCGGGCTTCTTCGGGTACATGGCTTGGACCTCCGTCCTGCTGCTGCCGGTGTTCGCGTTGGTCACGCTCGTTTTCTTCAGGTGA
- a CDS encoding sensor histidine kinase, translated as MPEVTHPPEAGEPETLLKLIAKRGAMELDQEREGAWIEVIRKMDEVYSDLLRYEVDLEHKNAELEEAQAFVTNVIESVSDILIVCDAKGLVQQVNSAFQHTLGCNVADIVGRNIADVIDIQDKDKLIPLLKPRSASDVVDGELRFSGEGGSSDLFAINASPRHDHRGRFIGVVLTGRPIGELRRAYEELHKAHHELQRAQRQLVEQEKMASLGRLVAGVAHELNNPISFVYGNVHTLMRYRTAIAAYLDAVHGEAGEDDLAARRRSLRIDEILEDFGPLIEGTLEGAVRISEIVKNLRRLSFSKLGEVERVNIERLINTAVLWAVRTKQVRIDLQLEIEPELWVCGNEGQLHQVIVNLVENAIDAMRGTDAPRLVVSAVRKGNEILIRISDNGPGIDKDHISHIFEPFFTTKRVGEGTGLGLWISYGIVREHGGELVAGYGPEGGATFSFALPAA; from the coding sequence ATGCCTGAGGTGACGCATCCTCCCGAAGCCGGCGAGCCCGAAACGCTGCTCAAGCTGATCGCCAAGCGTGGCGCGATGGAGCTCGATCAGGAGCGTGAGGGTGCCTGGATCGAGGTCATCCGCAAGATGGACGAGGTCTATTCCGACCTCCTCCGCTACGAGGTCGACCTCGAGCACAAGAATGCGGAGCTGGAGGAGGCGCAGGCCTTCGTCACCAACGTCATTGAATCCGTCTCCGACATCCTCATCGTCTGCGATGCGAAAGGGCTGGTGCAGCAGGTCAATTCCGCCTTCCAGCACACGCTCGGCTGCAACGTCGCGGATATCGTCGGCAGGAACATCGCCGATGTGATCGATATCCAGGACAAAGACAAGCTGATCCCGCTGTTGAAGCCGCGCAGCGCCTCCGATGTCGTCGACGGCGAGCTGCGGTTTTCGGGCGAGGGCGGCAGCTCGGATCTGTTCGCCATCAACGCCTCGCCCCGCCACGATCATCGCGGACGTTTCATCGGCGTGGTGCTGACCGGCCGCCCGATCGGGGAGCTTCGCCGCGCCTATGAGGAGCTGCACAAGGCCCATCACGAGTTGCAGCGTGCCCAGCGGCAATTGGTCGAGCAGGAGAAGATGGCCAGCCTCGGCCGTCTCGTTGCGGGCGTCGCGCACGAGCTGAACAATCCCATCAGCTTCGTCTATGGCAACGTCCATACCCTGATGCGCTATCGCACCGCCATCGCCGCCTATCTCGATGCGGTCCACGGCGAGGCCGGTGAGGATGACCTCGCGGCCAGGCGGCGCAGCCTGCGCATCGACGAGATCCTGGAGGATTTCGGTCCGCTGATCGAGGGCACGCTCGAAGGCGCGGTCCGCATCAGCGAAATCGTGAAGAATCTGCGCCGGCTGTCCTTCAGCAAGCTCGGCGAGGTCGAGCGCGTCAACATCGAGCGGCTCATCAACACCGCGGTGCTGTGGGCCGTGCGCACCAAGCAGGTGCGCATCGACTTGCAGTTGGAGATCGAGCCGGAGCTCTGGGTCTGCGGCAACGAGGGGCAATTGCACCAGGTGATCGTCAATCTCGTGGAGAATGCGATCGACGCCATGCGCGGCACGGACGCGCCGCGGCTGGTGGTCTCGGCGGTGCGCAAGGGCAACGAGATCCTGATCCGGATCTCCGACAACGGACCGGGAATCGACAAGGATCACATCAGCCACATCTTCGAGCCGTTCTTCACGACCAAGCGGGTCGGCGAGGGCACCGGACTCGGCCTCTGGATTAGCTACGGCATCGTGCGCGAGCACGGCGGCGAGCTGGTCGCAGGCTACGGGCCGGAAGGCGGCGCGACCTTCTCGTTCGCCCTGCCGGCGGCCTAG
- a CDS encoding ureidoglycolate lyase: MVTLSIEPLTKQAFAPFGDVVETEGRTPLSINQGYAQRFNGLADIDVAAEGGEVNISWFVASVRPAPIAIRLMERHPLGSQLFMPLNGADWLVVVCTDPSVSSSYRAFAARGHQGVNYARNCWHHPLLVLEDASAFLVVDRKGDGANLEEHWLSEPLQLGVQSAAS; encoded by the coding sequence ATGGTGACGCTCTCGATCGAGCCTTTGACGAAGCAGGCGTTCGCTCCATTCGGAGACGTCGTCGAAACGGAAGGCAGGACCCCGCTATCGATCAACCAGGGTTACGCTCAGCGCTTCAACGGGCTTGCCGATATCGACGTTGCCGCGGAAGGCGGAGAAGTCAACATCAGCTGGTTCGTCGCCTCGGTGCGGCCCGCGCCGATCGCGATCCGCCTGATGGAGCGCCATCCGCTCGGGAGCCAGCTATTCATGCCCCTAAACGGCGCGGATTGGCTTGTCGTCGTTTGCACGGACCCCAGCGTCTCGTCCAGCTACCGGGCGTTCGCGGCAAGGGGCCACCAGGGCGTGAATTATGCTAGGAACTGCTGGCACCACCCGCTCCTGGTTCTCGAGGACGCAAGCGCGTTCCTCGTTGTCGACCGCAAGGGAGATGGCGCCAATCTCGAAGAACATTGGCTGAGCGAGCCGCTACAGCTCGGCGTCCAGTCGGCTGCAAGCTGA
- a CDS encoding HAMP domain-containing sensor histidine kinase has product MSNPAEKPEVVQLPAEPVSAPSASSRRAAAQRVREARDKLTSTSGTRPAFDAEMLRQYAQTRLSASYVVMLLVVATGLLFGLWMQPIPAAAWTVGMLCIHAAMIRSCRRFLTEPASPAATRAWRTRFVVLDLLYGLCWMAILIHPVLDMVTETLMMFLMLLVIAVSSMVAANLPIAALAATAPVAVAMALSFAFTGSLDNYILAALSLAAEGYFVLLAHRLHSSTFAALEARAEKDALIGELEQAKAISDEARHRAESANVAKSRFLAQMSHELRTPLNAILGFSEVMKSEIFGAHAVPVYKEYSADIHNSGVHLLNLINEILDLSRIEAGRYELNEEAVSLVGIVADCHHLMKLRASSRGITIHEVFEQSMPRLWADERAIRQVVLNLISNSIKFTPQGGEIWLKAGWTASGGQYLSVRDTGSGIPEDEIPVVLASFGQGSNSIKSAEQGAGLGLPIAKNLIDLHGGTFTLKSKLRIGTEVIVTFPPERVMSALAPLSDDSPPLQPEGSALPDEKRRPRHKPIMSAGTGS; this is encoded by the coding sequence ATGAGTAACCCCGCTGAAAAGCCCGAGGTTGTGCAGCTTCCGGCCGAGCCGGTGAGCGCTCCATCGGCGAGCAGCCGACGGGCTGCGGCGCAGCGGGTGCGCGAGGCGCGCGACAAGTTAACGTCGACCAGCGGAACCCGGCCGGCCTTCGACGCCGAGATGCTGCGGCAATACGCCCAGACCCGGCTGTCGGCCTCCTATGTCGTGATGCTGCTGGTGGTGGCGACCGGGTTGCTGTTCGGGCTGTGGATGCAGCCGATCCCCGCCGCCGCCTGGACCGTCGGCATGCTCTGCATTCACGCGGCGATGATCCGCAGCTGCCGGCGCTTCCTGACCGAGCCCGCCTCGCCCGCGGCGACGCGCGCATGGCGTACGCGCTTCGTCGTGCTCGACCTGCTCTATGGCCTGTGCTGGATGGCGATCCTGATCCATCCCGTGCTCGACATGGTCACGGAAACGCTGATGATGTTCCTGATGCTGCTGGTGATCGCGGTATCGAGCATGGTCGCCGCGAATCTGCCGATCGCAGCCCTTGCCGCCACCGCGCCGGTCGCGGTCGCCATGGCGCTGAGCTTTGCGTTCACCGGCTCGCTGGACAATTACATCCTGGCCGCGCTCTCGCTCGCGGCCGAGGGCTATTTCGTGCTGCTGGCGCATCGCCTGCACTCCTCGACCTTCGCGGCGCTGGAGGCGCGCGCCGAGAAAGACGCGCTGATCGGCGAGCTCGAACAGGCCAAGGCGATCTCGGACGAAGCGCGCCACCGCGCCGAATCCGCCAACGTCGCCAAGTCGCGCTTCCTGGCGCAGATGAGCCACGAGCTGCGCACGCCGCTGAACGCCATCCTCGGTTTCTCCGAGGTGATGAAGAGCGAGATCTTCGGCGCCCATGCGGTGCCGGTCTACAAGGAATATTCGGCCGACATCCATAATTCCGGCGTCCATCTGCTCAACCTCATCAACGAGATCCTCGATTTGTCGCGGATCGAGGCCGGCCGCTACGAGCTCAACGAGGAGGCGGTGTCGCTGGTCGGCATCGTCGCCGACTGCCACCATCTGATGAAGCTGCGCGCCTCGAGCCGGGGCATCACCATCCACGAGGTGTTCGAACAGTCCATGCCACGGCTCTGGGCCGACGAGCGCGCGATCCGCCAGGTCGTGCTCAACCTGATCTCCAACTCGATCAAGTTCACGCCGCAGGGCGGCGAGATCTGGCTCAAGGCCGGCTGGACCGCTTCGGGCGGACAGTATCTCTCGGTGAGGGATACCGGCTCCGGCATCCCCGAGGACGAGATCCCGGTCGTGCTCGCCTCGTTCGGCCAGGGCTCCAACTCGATCAAATCGGCCGAACAGGGCGCCGGCCTCGGCCTGCCGATCGCCAAGAATCTGATCGACCTGCACGGTGGCACGTTCACGCTGAAATCGAAGCTGCGCATCGGCACCGAGGTGATCGTCACCTTCCCGCCGGAGCGGGTGATGAGCGCGCTTGCGCCGCTGTCGGACGATTCTCCACCGCTCCAGCCGGAGGGTTCCGCACTGCCCGACGAGAAGCGCCGGCCGCGCCACAAGCCGATCATGAGCGCCGGCACAGGCTCCTAA
- a CDS encoding bifunctional allantoicase/(S)-ureidoglycine aminohydrolase, with translation MSSRTYHVPQGGLPSQTDLLSGRAVFTNAYAVIPSGVQRDIVVSHLPHWDNTRLWVLARPLSGFAETFSHYLMEIAPAGGSDMPEPDKDAEGALFVAGGTLMLNLAEGERELRPGSFAYLPPGCAWSVRNRGPSPAQVHWIRKLYQRVPGLAEPEAIVTNEESIEPVAMPGTEGRWATTRFIDPADMRHDMHINIVTFEPGATIPFAETHVMEHGLYVLEGKAVYRLNQDWVEVEAGDYMWLRAFCPQACYAGGPGRFRYLLYKDVNRHMNLRQGPPLL, from the coding sequence ATGTCATCGCGCACCTATCACGTACCGCAGGGCGGCCTTCCGTCCCAGACGGACCTGCTGAGCGGCCGCGCGGTCTTCACGAACGCATACGCCGTCATCCCCAGCGGCGTGCAACGCGATATCGTCGTCAGCCATCTGCCGCACTGGGACAACACGCGGCTCTGGGTGTTGGCGCGACCGCTGTCCGGCTTCGCCGAGACGTTCTCCCATTACCTCATGGAGATCGCGCCGGCCGGCGGAAGCGACATGCCCGAGCCGGACAAGGATGCCGAAGGGGCGCTGTTCGTCGCAGGCGGGACGTTGATGCTCAACTTGGCAGAAGGTGAACGTGAGCTGAGGCCTGGCAGCTTCGCCTATCTGCCGCCCGGCTGCGCCTGGAGCGTTCGCAACCGCGGTCCCAGCCCTGCACAGGTGCACTGGATCCGCAAGCTGTACCAGCGCGTGCCGGGCTTGGCCGAGCCCGAGGCAATCGTGACCAACGAAGAGTCCATCGAACCGGTCGCGATGCCGGGCACGGAGGGAAGGTGGGCCACCACCCGCTTCATCGATCCGGCCGATATGCGCCATGACATGCACATCAACATCGTGACGTTCGAGCCGGGGGCGACGATCCCCTTTGCCGAGACGCATGTCATGGAGCACGGGCTGTACGTGCTCGAGGGCAAGGCGGTCTACCGTCTCAATCAGGACTGGGTGGAGGTCGAGGCCGGCGACTACATGTGGCTGCGCGCCTTCTGCCCGCAGGCGTGCTACGCCGGAGGCCCGGGCCGGTTTCGCTATCTGCTCTACAAGGACGTCAACCGGCACATGAATCTGCGGCAGGGCCCGCCGCTGCTCTAG